The Pseudalkalibacillus hwajinpoensis DNA window TTTGTTAAGCGCTGAAGAGTTTCTACCTTAACCTGTGGGAAAACTCCATGTCCTAAATTGAAGATATATCCAGGCGTTTCCATTCCTTGATCAAGTATTTCTTTCGTGCGCTCCTCGATTACTTCCCAGGGAGCAAGAAGTAGTGCAGGCTCAAGATTTCCCATTAACGGCCTTGTAATGCCCTCGATTTCTCGTGCTTTCTTGATGGTTATACGCCAGTCAATCCCAATCACATCTAAAGGAAGTTTATTCCACTCCTGAATGAGATGGCTCGCACCAACTCCAAACATTAAAAGTGGAACACCTAGCTCTTTAAGGGAAGAAAAGATTTTATTCATAATCGGTGCAATATAAGTGCGATAGTCCGCTTCATTTAAAGCGCCAACCCACGAATCAAACAATTGAATCGCCTGGGCGCCTGCCTGAACCTGAGCCGTTAAATAAGCAATTGTCATGTCACCAAGTTTATTCATGAGACGATGCCAGCCCTCTGGATCAGAGTACATAAATGCTTTTGTCTTATAATAGTTTTTTGAAGGGCCACCTTCAATCATATAGCTCGCTACAGTAAACGGCGCACCACTAAATCCAATTAACGGTACCGATAGCTGCTCTCTTAGCATCTTGATCGTTTCCATTACATAAGGAATATCTTTCAGCGGGTCCAGTTCCCCAAGACGATCAATGTCCGACCTCGTCTTAATCGGATTGTCGATGACAGGACCGACACCTGATTTTATTTCAACGTCTACTCCAATTGATGGGAGTGGGGTCATAATATCAGCGAACAGGATCGCTGAATCAACACCAAGCTGTTCTACCGCAAATCGCGTTACCTCTGCAGCTACTTCTGGATTTAAATTCATTTCATGAAAGGAATATTTTTCGCGAATTTTTCTATATTCAGCCTGATATCGACCCGCTTGTCTCATATACCATACAGGTGTATGGTCTGTCTCTTCTCCCCGGCATGCCCGAAGAAATTGATCATTAAATGGTGCTTTACTCATGCTTGTCCACCTTCCTAATACAAAACGTTCATTTTTATATCCCTACATACTATAGCGATTGATGCCTTTAGTGTACAGATAATCCGATAAAAT harbors:
- the hemE gene encoding uroporphyrinogen decarboxylase; the protein is MSKAPFNDQFLRACRGEETDHTPVWYMRQAGRYQAEYRKIREKYSFHEMNLNPEVAAEVTRFAVEQLGVDSAILFADIMTPLPSIGVDVEIKSGVGPVIDNPIKTRSDIDRLGELDPLKDIPYVMETIKMLREQLSVPLIGFSGAPFTVASYMIEGGPSKNYYKTKAFMYSDPEGWHRLMNKLGDMTIAYLTAQVQAGAQAIQLFDSWVGALNEADYRTYIAPIMNKIFSSLKELGVPLLMFGVGASHLIQEWNKLPLDVIGIDWRITIKKAREIEGITRPLMGNLEPALLLAPWEVIEERTKEILDQGMETPGYIFNLGHGVFPQVKVETLQRLTNFVHDYTRKNS